In the genome of Abyssalbus ytuae, the window TGTTCTTTTATTGGGTTTCCAAAGCTATTAAAATATTTCTTAAACAAATATTAATGAATCATAATTCCTTTTTGAAGTTATAATTTAGTTTGTTTATTAGTTTTGATGAATCTATCGTTTTTCCTTTTGAAGGCTTTAAAACATTGAATGTTGGGGGCTTCAAACCTGCTTCAAGGCTCTTTTTGGTGTAGTAATTGTTTTTTGCAGGGTGAACGGGGAATGCCGCATTAAATGTTTCTCCCCATATGTCTTTTTTAATAATAGATTTTATAATTTCTATACAATCTATTTTGTGGATTAAATTAACAGCTGCCTTAGGGTTGGCAACATTTGTTTTTCCTGCCAAAAAATTAGCCGGATTTCTGTATTCATCAAACAATCCTCCAAACCTTAAAATAGTAGTTAGAAAATTTTTGTTGGATAATAGTTGCTGTTCTGTTTCCAGTAATTGTGTGCCGCTTTCGGTTTCGGGTTTAGGAAAAGTATTTTCAGTAACAATTGAATTATCATTGGCATAAATGGAAGTGCTCCCGATAAAAAGAATTTTTTTCACCTTATTGGTTTCAATACTTTTAATGAGCAATTTTATTTTTGAAACATAGTTGGCTGAAGGAATGCTTCTTAGTTTGGGAGGTATGTTAATTATTAAAATATCGAGGTTACTTAAAAATAAATTTATATTTCCGGTTATATGATGCTCATTTATTAAAATAAGAAAAGGTTCAATTTTTTTTTCTTCCAGATCTTTGAGCTTACTATGGGATGTCGTACTACCCTTTACAATCCAGCCTTCGCGAACCAATGAGGTAGCAAGAGGTAACCCCAGCCAGCCACAACCTAATACTCCTATCAGCATGTTTAAAATTTAATTGTTTTTTTAACTACAATGGCGTCATTTAGCACAAAAGGCATAGGAATGGTATTTTCAGGACGTGGCGGAATAGAAAATAATTTATTGGTAAGTAAATTATTAGAAGCTTCATAAAATGTAAGTTCCAGATTTTCATTTTCAGGTAATACAAGTTTTATATCGGTATAATTGTTATTACTCACAAAATGAGTGAACAACTTTGATTTTCTTTTTTGAAGATATTCTTTAGAAAACGGCACACTATTTACCATACATTCATTAATATTTTTTGTGTTGGCAAATACTTCCAGACGGTTGATATTACGTTGAGGGTTGACACAAATTTCTATATGTCTCCTGTTATCAATAATTGTGTCATTGGAGATTTCAATTTCAGGAACTGGTATGTCTTTAAGGGGTGCATCTGCCATAAATGAATAACCGGTATTATATTTACTGCTTAATTTGTTTTCCTCTGTGATCTTCTTTTTATTTTTTCCCATGTATTGGGCAACCCAACTATCTATATAACTATTATAAGTAGCCCAGTATGATTTATTTTCATCAGCATTAAAAACATACAGCAAACTGTTTGGTTTTGGTCTGTCTGCCGTACTATCAGACTGAAAATGTGCTGCAATGAAATAACCCAGACCTAGAAAAAGTGCCAGTAAAGCAAGTTTCCCTTTATGTTTATAAAATCCTGTAACCGGAAGTAACAGGCCAAAAATTAAAACAACCAGTAAGGTTACAGCTATCATCGTTTTTAACCCTAACCCTACCGGGAATATTTGTACCAAAGGGCTTAAAATCCACAATGCAGGAAAAGCCAGAAGTGTTAATATAACTAAATTTGGTTCTTCCTGTTCTATTAAAATATAAAATGATACCAGGGCTCCAAATACCGGAATTATAAAAAAACCGGTTCCCTTAAGATATATTGCCCCAAGCGAGCAAATTATAAGCCAAAAGGTAACAGGAGCAACGATAAGATTTACGGTATTAATTTTTTTAAATTTTTTGTAAAAAGCAAAACAAACAGTAATACTTATAAATACAAAAGCTGTTATATAAAGATACCCGTTATAAGTGAATCCGTGTAAATTATCTTTATAATGAGGATAAATACTTTTAATAACCGGCCATCCATAAAATCCTATAAGCCCACATATTACCAGGGAAAGTATAAAAGGAATAAACCCCTTGAATATATGGTTATAATTAAGTTTCCCTTTATATTTTCCATAACCCAGAAGTATAAGAAAGATTATTATTGCTGTAATAAGCATGGGTATAATCCATGAAAAGGGATAATAAATCAATTTAAAAACAGGAACATTTACATATACATAATCTTCATTACTGCTTAAAGCTGAAAGGTCAGTGTTTGAAAAATATTTTAGCAATGGCATGAGGTAAGTACCCTGATGCTCAAGCGTATTTCTGTCGAGTCTTTCATAATTATCAAGTACGGTATGGTAGTCATAATGATCATCAATAAAAGCAAAATTAAACCCCTGAATATTCGCATTTTCCCTGAATACCGTGAGGTCAGTATCATTGGGCATAATTTTATAAATACTGTATGCAAGCGAATTACCCATTGGAAATGGAGGATTTGCATTTACAAAGTGCTTTATTAATTGAGCGTTACCGTTATTGGTTTCAACAAGCATTATACCAGGCCCGCCACTGCCTCTGGCCTCAAAGTTTAATATGAGTCCTATATTTTTGGCCCAGGGATGTTTATTTACAAAGAGTTCTGCCCCGTTTAACCCCAGTTCCTCTGCATCAGAGAAAACAATGATCACATCGTTTGCAGGCTTTTTTCCTGTAGCTAAAAATGCACGAACGCCTTCCAGAATGGTTGCAATGCCACTCCCCGCATCACTGGCTCCTGGTGAAGAATACGGACTACTGTCATAATGAGATAAAAGTAAAAGGGATTTTCCGCTTCGGGAACCTTTTATTTTAGCAATAATATTAATTGCCTTACTTAGATTACCCCAGTCACCTGCCGTATATCCTTCCTGGATTTGTGTCTCTAACCCCAGTTTTTTTAATTCTGAAATAAGATACTGCCTCACATGAGTATGCGATGCAGACCCTGCATAATGTGGGTATTCTGCAATGGTTTTTATATGGTTGAGCGCCCTTTCAGTTGAAAATTGGGTGGAGGGAACATTGCTTTTGGAAAAGTTCTGAGGCATTATAGCCAAAAAACTCCAGTAAATAGCAGCAAGTATTAGTAAAAATGAAATAGCTACCGAATATTTTTTCATGGAAAAAGTTTATATAAAAATAACAAATTCATAAAATTTTAACGTCAGATTAAGAATATTTTATTTTAATTCACTAAAAATCAGTAACTTTAGGAATATTCCATTAACTAACTTAAACTTTATTATTATGGGTATAAAGAGTTTTCAGGGTGCGCGCGAAGTGATTAAAAAAGAGTTTAATGCACCTATTTTGGTAGAGAATTATATGACTTCGGATTTGATAATTTTTAGTCCCCACCAGTCAATTCAGGAAGTAATGGAAGCCTTTATTAAACACCGGATATCTGGTGGTCCTGTAGTTGATGAACGTGGGAAGTTAGTAGGAATTATATCAGAAGCAGATTGTATGAAGCATATTTCGGAAAGTCGTTATTTTAATATGCCCATTCTTGAAAACAGTGTGGAAAAGCATATGACTACTGATGTAGAAACTATTCCTCCTGATATGAATATTTTTGATGCTGCTTCACATTTTCATAAAAGCAAAAGAAGGCGTTTACCGGTACTTGAAAAAGGGAAGCTGGTAGGCCAGGTAAGCAGGAAAGATATTGTTATAGCCGCACTTAAATTGAGTAGCCAGAATTGGCTTTAGCGTTCCCGTTTTACAAGCATATAAAAGTCATTATCTAAGGGTAAATACCCCTGGTCATATACAAAGTAGTAAATACTGCCTTTTTGGGTAATATAAGTGTTGGTTATATATTCAAAATCAAAACCTTTGTCTAATAACCTTATTTTGGTAGTTTTTGTTTTTCCTTCGCGGTTTAACTCTTCAAGTATCCGGTAATTCTTTCTTAACCGGTTATTAATATTCCTTATAAGGTTCTTACTGTCTTTGTTGATTTTATTGTTGTGTGAATTTCTGCAATGATCACTGCAAAATTTTTTATCTGCCCTACCTATAATTTTTTCGCCACATTCCAAACAGGCTTTATCCATATTTTTACTGATAGCGTTTGTAATTAAACTTCACTTCTTCATGGGAGCCGTCATCATGACTTATTACCACATACACATTTATTTCGTTTTTACTTATTTTTTCAAAAGTAAGCTGGTCAAAATATATTTTTCCAGGTTCTACAGATACAAGCTTGAAATCTATGGTTTCATCTTTTTTTTCCCATCCTTTTAAACTACCGTCAAAGTGTTTTAGTTTAAGAATCAGGGTTTCCCCAATTTGTTTTATAAATCCCACCTCGTAAAAAGAAACTACGTTATCGTTAACTAACTTAAAGGAAAACATCATTGAATTTCCTAAAGGAGGGGCCCATATTTCTTCTGTTAAGCCTCCAAAAGCCTCTCCTCTCCAATGTCCCTGTATCCAAAGAATGTCATTTAGCGAAGCTTTTACGGGGGGTGTTTCGGGAGTATACTTAAGAGTATTTTTGAACTGCGAAAAGCATAGTTGGGAAATTAGCAGAAGAATAAACACAGATAAAAAAGATTTGGTTGGTTTCATTATGTGGTTTATTTAACATTTACATAAAAATAATGAAAACTGTTAATTATTCAATAAAATATAATTCTATTTATCGGTTTTTAATTTAAAAAAGAGAATGAATATGTGTTTTATAACTCTGTTCGGTACAACAACAATTCTTCGTCATCCTGGGGTAATTTTATTTTTTGAATATATTTTAACCCCAGTTTTTCCAGAAGTTTTTGTGACTCTTCGTTGTAATGGGTTGTGATAGCACTGATAAATTTCAAATTAAATTTATCTCTTGCCAGTTGTTTGATTTTCAGGGCGCTTTCGTAGGCATATCCTTTTTTCTCATATTCGGGTAAAAATGCAAAACCAATGTCAAACCCTTTTATACCCTCCCTGTCATATAAACCGCAGCCACCTATTTTTACTCCATCTGATTTTCTGATTACCGTATAATTGGAGAAGCCGGTTTTTTCAAGTTGGGGTTTCATTCTTTCGTCTATATATTTTTTAGCATCTTCAACAGATTTTACATTACGGTCTCCAATATTTTTTATCCACTTAGGGGAGTTTAATAATTTTAAAATAAATAAGGCATCTTTTGTGGTGGTTGGGGTTAATATTAATCTTTCTGTTTCAAATGTTTTATACTTTTTCACATAGTCAGGCTTTATAGATGTCACATTTTACTTTTTTGGGTTTTAAAAATTTTTTCAAAACCGTCATAAACTGCAAGGTGAAGAGCATCACCATGGTTTTGTTGTTCAAAATAATTAAAAAAAAGTTGTGCGTTTTCTCTGCTTTCGGATTTTAATTTATTGTACAATTCCCGGGCTGTTCTTTCCATTATTTCTCCTTCTTTACCTACTCCTATATAAACAGACTTTTGACTGAAATAGGGTTGAGGGTCAAGTTTAAGTAAGGATTCATCATCCCACCACAAACTTGGACTTATGATGATGTAATTATCAAACAAATCGGGTTTTTTAAATAGAATTTCTGTGGCTAATAACCCGCCTAACGATTGACCTATAATTGTTTTAGTATTACTTGTTCTGTAATTTTTTTTGATAAAGGGCTGTAATTCTTTTTCAAGAAAATTTATGAAATCTTTAGACCCACCGGTTGTAGGAAAGTCTTCTTTATCTTTTTTGTTATGAGTAGGATAAGTAAAATCCCTTTTCCTGTCAATATTTGCTATACCCACAACAATAGTTTCGGGTAAAATGTTAATCCACGAAAAAGAAGCAAACTGTACCACCCCTGAAATATGAATAAAATCTTCATCAGCCGATCCGTCTAACAAATAAATAACGGGGTATGTTTTATAAGGATCACTTTTATAACTTGAGGGAAGAAAAATATTTACGGTTCTTTCTTCTTTTAAAATGTTAGAGTAAAAACCGGTTATTTCTCCAATAGAAAAAGGAGTGGAAGGGTTTTCATTTTGTTTGTCCTGGGCTTTAATGCCGGAGATAAAGAATAAAAAAAGGATACATACTATTTTTCCTGGTTTCATATTTTGATTTTTTTGAAATTTACAAAAAATCAAAATCTTCGTAATAGAGATGAGAGGAAGGAATTTTTAACTTTTTTAGATCTTTAACTAAAGAAGTCCTCAATTTTTTAGGCCCGCATATAAAAATGGAATTTGTTTGTATGTCCTGCAAATCCGATACTTTTAAATGACCTTTTTCTTTAGAGCATACAAGATGAAATTTAAAGTTTTGAGTTTTTCTCTCCATTTCCTGAAACTCCTCAATATATATACCATCTGCTCTATTCCTTACACAGTAATAAAAGTTAATGTTGTAATCCAAAACATCTTTTTTACTTATGTTTCTTATCCAGCTTACAAAAGGAGCTACCCCCACGCCCCCTGCAATCCATATTTGATTTGGCATGCCTTGTTGGTAGTTAAACTGTCCGAAAGGGCCGTCGATTACAGCAGTTGTGTTTTCTGTTAGTTTTTTATATAAATTATTGGTATAATCTCCCAGGGTTTTTACAAGAATGCCAATGCCGTCATTATCTGCCGCACTACATAAGGTGAAAGGATGAGTTTCTTTGGTTATTTCTTTATTTATAAACTTAAAAAAACAAAACTGCCCTGGAATAAAGGTTAATTTATTTTTTTTCGGAATTAAATTAATTTCCATTACATTCCCGTTCATCCGATGAATGTTTTGAACCGAGTAATAATGTTTTTTTGCAAGTAAATTATAGAAAACACTTTTATATAAGAAAGCACCAATGCCAGCTAAAGAAAACAGTAACAGGTAGGAAGCTAATGCAGGATGATCAGTAATGAATGAGTCTAGCATAAATATATGTAATACCCCTAACAAAAAGAATAGTCCTGTAAACTTATGTGTGATTTTCCACTTATCGTAGGGAATTTTAATAATCAGGGTAAAAATTATCAGTAAAGTGAGGCCCAAAAGAGACCAGCTTCCTAAATTAATTTCCATATGTTTATGTACCGGAAACAAATACCAAGAAACTTTTTTAAGATTATCAGGCACCCATCTTGCTGCTAACAACATTGGGTGTATTAAGAGTAAGAAGAAAGCAACCTTACCCAGGGTGTGGTGCAAATGATACATTTTATCAAGTCCGCCAAAATAATTTTCCACCCACTTTATGCGGGCAGAAAGAATAAAAGATAGAGAGAATAAACAAAAGCCTGTTATACCTAATAACTGACTGCTGTAAATAAGAAAAGGATCGTCGGTATGGTGCCGGAAAGTGGAGTGTGGATAAGAAAGTAACCAGAAAATAAGAGTCAAAACCACTATTCCTGATACCACAAAAGTCGGTTTTAAATTATGAGTTGTCATTTTACAGGTTGGTAAGTTATGTAGACTTTGAGCATCAAAATCTTATATGAAGGTAAAAATAAATTATAAGATGGAATGCTAAATAAAATATAAAAATGAGAAGAATTTCAAGTGTTTTTTAGGAAAAGTTCTTAAAAGAAAAACTACGGACTGAAATCGATGAGATTAGCCCGTAGTTTGATAAAAATATTATTCTTAAAAAAGATTATAAGTTGACTTTGGCTTCAAAAGTCATATTAAATCTTACTGTTCTGTTAATCTCAGTGCTGTTACTTTTATATTCAACTATGAGTTCCAGATTTTCTGATTTTGCATATGCATCTAACGTATCATTTGTGGTGGTTAGAATGATTTTGTCCTGACCTTTCTCTATGTCAGAAGCGTATGCAATCATTTTCTTTTCTTCAGTATCGGTTTTTACGTATAATGTTACTTCATCTAAAAAGTCAAAGTTGCTGTCTTCGGGAGCTATGGCTTCCATATTTAACCCCGTAAGTTTTATCTCTTTTACAGCGTCTAAAGTCCCATCAACTCCTGTTTCTTCCTTAAGCACAGCCCGTAAATCCATATCTGTAGTAATACCGTATCCTACTGTATTTAAAGGTATAAATGCCAGTTCTACGTCTTCAGAAGCTTC includes:
- a CDS encoding alpha/beta hydrolase, translating into MKPGKIVCILFLFFISGIKAQDKQNENPSTPFSIGEITGFYSNILKEERTVNIFLPSSYKSDPYKTYPVIYLLDGSADEDFIHISGVVQFASFSWINILPETIVVGIANIDRKRDFTYPTHNKKDKEDFPTTGGSKDFINFLEKELQPFIKKNYRTSNTKTIIGQSLGGLLATEILFKKPDLFDNYIIISPSLWWDDESLLKLDPQPYFSQKSVYIGVGKEGEIMERTARELYNKLKSESRENAQLFFNYFEQQNHGDALHLAVYDGFEKIFKTQKSKM
- a CDS encoding DUF6265 family protein → MKPTKSFLSVFILLLISQLCFSQFKNTLKYTPETPPVKASLNDILWIQGHWRGEAFGGLTEEIWAPPLGNSMMFSFKLVNDNVVSFYEVGFIKQIGETLILKLKHFDGSLKGWEKKDETIDFKLVSVEPGKIYFDQLTFEKISKNEINVYVVISHDDGSHEEVKFNYKRYQ
- a CDS encoding CBS domain-containing protein, producing the protein MGIKSFQGAREVIKKEFNAPILVENYMTSDLIIFSPHQSIQEVMEAFIKHRISGGPVVDERGKLVGIISEADCMKHISESRYFNMPILENSVEKHMTTDVETIPPDMNIFDAASHFHKSKRRRLPVLEKGKLVGQVSRKDIVIAALKLSSQNWL
- a CDS encoding SDR family NAD(P)-dependent oxidoreductase, producing MLIGVLGCGWLGLPLATSLVREGWIVKGSTTSHSKLKDLEEKKIEPFLILINEHHITGNINLFLSNLDILIINIPPKLRSIPSANYVSKIKLLIKSIETNKVKKILFIGSTSIYANDNSIVTENTFPKPETESGTQLLETEQQLLSNKNFLTTILRFGGLFDEYRNPANFLAGKTNVANPKAAVNLIHKIDCIEIIKSIIKKDIWGETFNAAFPVHPAKNNYYTKKSLEAGLKPPTFNVLKPSKGKTIDSSKLINKLNYNFKKEL
- a CDS encoding M20/M25/M40 family metallo-hydrolase gives rise to the protein MKKYSVAISFLLILAAIYWSFLAIMPQNFSKSNVPSTQFSTERALNHIKTIAEYPHYAGSASHTHVRQYLISELKKLGLETQIQEGYTAGDWGNLSKAINIIAKIKGSRSGKSLLLLSHYDSSPYSSPGASDAGSGIATILEGVRAFLATGKKPANDVIIVFSDAEELGLNGAELFVNKHPWAKNIGLILNFEARGSGGPGIMLVETNNGNAQLIKHFVNANPPFPMGNSLAYSIYKIMPNDTDLTVFRENANIQGFNFAFIDDHYDYHTVLDNYERLDRNTLEHQGTYLMPLLKYFSNTDLSALSSNEDYVYVNVPVFKLIYYPFSWIIPMLITAIIIFLILLGYGKYKGKLNYNHIFKGFIPFILSLVICGLIGFYGWPVIKSIYPHYKDNLHGFTYNGYLYITAFVFISITVCFAFYKKFKKINTVNLIVAPVTFWLIICSLGAIYLKGTGFFIIPVFGALVSFYILIEQEEPNLVILTLLAFPALWILSPLVQIFPVGLGLKTMIAVTLLVVLIFGLLLPVTGFYKHKGKLALLALFLGLGYFIAAHFQSDSTADRPKPNSLLYVFNADENKSYWATYNSYIDSWVAQYMGKNKKKITEENKLSSKYNTGYSFMADAPLKDIPVPEIEISNDTIIDNRRHIEICVNPQRNINRLEVFANTKNINECMVNSVPFSKEYLQKRKSKLFTHFVSNNNYTDIKLVLPENENLELTFYEASNNLLTNKLFSIPPRPENTIPMPFVLNDAIVVKKTIKF
- a CDS encoding ferredoxin reductase family protein, whose translation is MTTHNLKPTFVVSGIVVLTLIFWLLSYPHSTFRHHTDDPFLIYSSQLLGITGFCLFSLSFILSARIKWVENYFGGLDKMYHLHHTLGKVAFFLLLIHPMLLAARWVPDNLKKVSWYLFPVHKHMEINLGSWSLLGLTLLIIFTLIIKIPYDKWKITHKFTGLFFLLGVLHIFMLDSFITDHPALASYLLLFSLAGIGAFLYKSVFYNLLAKKHYYSVQNIHRMNGNVMEINLIPKKNKLTFIPGQFCFFKFINKEITKETHPFTLCSAADNDGIGILVKTLGDYTNNLYKKLTENTTAVIDGPFGQFNYQQGMPNQIWIAGGVGVAPFVSWIRNISKKDVLDYNINFYYCVRNRADGIYIEEFQEMERKTQNFKFHLVCSKEKGHLKVSDLQDIQTNSIFICGPKKLRTSLVKDLKKLKIPSSHLYYEDFDFL
- a CDS encoding GNAT family N-acetyltransferase, which encodes MKKYKTFETERLILTPTTTKDALFILKLLNSPKWIKNIGDRNVKSVEDAKKYIDERMKPQLEKTGFSNYTVIRKSDGVKIGGCGLYDREGIKGFDIGFAFLPEYEKKGYAYESALKIKQLARDKFNLKFISAITTHYNEESQKLLEKLGLKYIQKIKLPQDDEELLLYRTEL